The segment GGTCAACGGGAACCCGTGGATCCCCAACAATCTGATGCCTTGGACCAACGGCAACTTCTGGTCTATCATAGGCGTAAATATATACAAGGTTATTTTCTCTACTCGTATTTTCCGAGTAAACAGCGTCAAATCTAAGCCCAGTAAATAAAGCTGGATTTGCAACATCATTATAAGCACCTGGTAAATCACCCTTATGTAATTTCGCCCTTGCTCTTCCAAGATAGGCAATTGCTTTAACTTGATCTTTGTTTAAAGTTTGATGTCCATTCTTAAATGTTCTCGTTGATGGCAAACCATCAACTATGTTAATTACCTCGGTAAAATGTTCAATAGCCCTATCATAGATTTGCGGTCTTGGAATCAATGGACCACCATCAATCGGCGAACCATCCCACATATCAGCAAGGTGAATCAAAGCGAACCCGGCGTAGATGTGAGCCATTGCGTATTCAATCATTTTCCTAGCTGAATCCACACCCACTATTTGCTTTATTCTCTCAGCACCATTCTCTGCAACCCAGCGAGCTCTGTGAATATAACCATACCAATCTTCCATGGTTGTGTTATTGTCTTGAACATTTCCATCATACATCTCCCTAAAAGTAGGAAATGAACCAATATGGATAAGTTCATTGCTTAACAATCCAGAGCAAATTATCGTCCATTGATATTCATAAGCAAAATCAGCTGCGATACCGGTAACAATTGCTGGAATAGCGGTTGATTGATTTAAATTTTCATCTGTTATTTGGTTTGGATTTTCAACTTGAAGTGATTGCTTGCAGCCGATATAGAGAAGTACTAAGACAAAGAGACTAACTATTTTCAAAATTTTCATCATTTTCATAAACTCCTCCTTAAAAATTTTGTTTTTAAAAAAGCGGGCAGAAAAACGCCCGCTTTTCCATTTTTAAAATTCAACATTTAAAGTAAAGATATAACGGGTGGCTTGAGGTAAAGTTAAGAAATCAGATCCCTGATTTAGATTTGGACCTGGACCTGCATAATTAACCTGCGGATCTGGCCCTCCATATTTTGTCCAGAGGGCTACATTCCTAGCAGAAAATGTGAGGCTAACTTTCCTTGAACCGAAAAATCTAGTCAAACTTGTTGGTAATGTATATGATATTCCGATTTCCCTCAATCTAACAAAATCTCCTTTTTGAACCCAAAGTTCATCAGCTCTCCAATCATATTTCATCCACTCTCTTAATGCTTGCTCAAGCTCAACAGTATCTTTCGCCATGAATACCTTTTGTTGTGCTTCAATTTCTGGAACATAAGTATTATATCTGACCATGAATCTTGCAGTATTATTGTAGACATAAAACTTCGTAGCCCATTCAACGAATGCATAAATGCTTATCCTCCTAAACAGGGTTAATGTTGCAGAGATTGAACCATTTAATTTTGGATAAGCATTACCAAGAAATTCCTTTTCTGTTCCAATTTGAACAGCGGCATTTGCTATAGCGTTCATTATCGTTCGTCTGTGAGATGGGTTCTGGAAGTTGTATGAAGCCGAAGCTCTATATGTGTTGAGGAGATTTAATGCGTTCGTCAATGAACCTGGTTTAATCCCAATTAATTTGTATCCCCAGAACGAATTTATAGGATAGCCTTCCCTTACTTCACCAATTCCGCCAAGACCGTATGGCAAAGGCGCTGTCCCACCAAGCGATGTTACTTTATTATCATTTGTAGATAACATAAAGTTAACATCCAATGCAACTGTTGAAGTTGAGATTGGTATACTTCTTATCGTAAGTTCAATCCCTTTATTCCTGACCTCACCAACATTTGTAAGTTGAAGATTTAACCATCCTTCAGA is part of the candidate division WOR-3 bacterium genome and harbors:
- a CDS encoding RagB/SusD family nutrient uptake outer membrane protein, with product MKMMKILKIVSLFVLVLLYIGCKQSLQVENPNQITDENLNQSTAIPAIVTGIAADFAYEYQWTIICSGLLSNELIHIGSFPTFREMYDGNVQDNNTTMEDWYGYIHRARWVAENGAERIKQIVGVDSARKMIEYAMAHIYAGFALIHLADMWDGSPIDGGPLIPRPQIYDRAIEHFTEVINIVDGLPSTRTFKNGHQTLNKDQVKAIAYLGRARAKLHKGDLPGAYNDVANPALFTGLRFDAVYSENTSRENNLVYIYAYDRPEVAVGPRHQIVGDPRVPVDRPTSTRPYWRQTKYPTRAADIPIVKWQEANLIRAEYYYSQGNITSALDEINANRRAVGLSDTTVSDLTSLLNLIREERKREFFLEGMYLQDLRRFNDPFLQGRMSFFPLGRREKDANPNV